A region from the Arachis ipaensis cultivar K30076 chromosome B01, Araip1.1, whole genome shotgun sequence genome encodes:
- the LOC107637385 gene encoding 1-phosphatidylinositol-3-phosphate 5-kinase FAB1B-like — translation MAVPGCDYASFKVNDLPDLILFCRSGEIYTLFLSVCQKASLVDGIIVNTFNDLEPEAMRALHKGSHPSRSIFSVGPIVAQPNQNQDEKIHECVAWLNHQPSKSMLYICFGSGGTLSQEQVNEIAFGLELSGQNFLWTFLEVVLSTNITLSSMPYSAGPYQQMQQGPCLNLHQSPMSGNNTDREGLSPPLGGRNDLAGDIGDPLQKQFEFPMNRSDDEDEYGVYQLDSEMRHYPQVNIYYGQAEFEGISNTDGSQKVHPDADNGNANLTSENGFDTQGLERNTAVGKSEDEPYIEAPEAPSSLYVSEDVDAEPVDFENNGLLWLPPVPEDAEDERETFFIDEDDEDNDGNGNAIDDWGYLRNSNSFGSGEHRHKDRTSEEQKKVMKNAVDGHFRALVAQLLQVENLPVEDNDENVWMEIITSLSWEAATLLKPDTSKSGGMDPAGNVKVKCIACGSRIERVVKGVVCKKNVAHRRMTSKVDKPCLLILGGALEYRHSKCAFN, via the exons ATGGCCGTTCCTGGTTGTGATTATGCTTCTTTCAAGGTGAATGACCTTCCAGATCTGATTCTGTTTTGTCGATCAGGTGAAATCTACACACTATTTCTCAGTGTGTGCCAGAAAGCCTCCTTGGTTGATGGTATCATAGTGAATACCTTCAATGATTTAGAACCAGAGGCCATGAGAGCTTTACACAAGGGTTCTCATCCTTCTCGTTCTATTTTTTCGGTTGGACCCATCGTTGCTCAACCCAACCAAAACCAAGATGAGAAGATTCATGAATGTGTTGCATGGTTGAACCATCAGCCATCAAAATCTATGTTGTATATATGTTTCGGGAGTGGTGGAACACTCTCTCAGGAGCAAGTGAATGAGATAGCATTTGGATTGGAATTGAGTGGACAAAATTTTTTGTGGACATTTTTAGAGGTAG TACTAAGTACTAACATTACTCTTTCCTCCATGCCTTATTCAGCCGGGCCTTATCAACAAATGCAACAGGGTCCGTGTCTGAACTTGCATCAGTCTCCTATGAGTGGAAACAACACTGATAGGGAAGGTTTATCACCTCCATTAGGGGGGAGGAATGATCTTGCAGGAGACATAGGGGATCCATTACAAAAGCAATTCGAATTCCCTATGAACag gagtgatgatgaggatgagtATGGTGTATATCAGTTAGACTCCGAGATGAGACATTATCCTCAGGTGAATATCTACTATGGACAGGCTGAGTTCGAAGGAATAAGCAACACTGATGGCTCGCAGAAAGTGCATCCTGATGCAGATAACGGTAATGCAAATCTCACTTCAGAGAACGGATTCGACACACAGGGTTTAGAAAGAAACACAGCAGTTGGGAAGAGTGAGGATGAACCTTATATTGAAGCACCTGAAGCACCTTCCTCACTATATGTTTCAGAAGATGTTGATGCTGAACCtgttgattttgaaaataatggACTTCTCTGGCTCCCTCCTGTACCAGAAGATGCAGAAGACGAGCGAGAAACTTTTTTTattgatgaagatgatgaagataATGACGGGAATGGGAATGCCATTGATGACTGGGGATATCTGCGCAATTCAAACAGTTTTGGAAGTGGAGAGCATCGCCACAAGGATAGGACAAGTGAGGAGCAGAAGAAGGTCATGAAGAATGCAGTAGATGGACATTTTAGGGCATTGGTGGCTCAGCTGTTACAGGTCGAAAACCTACCTGTTGAAGACAATGATGAAAACGTTTGGATGGAAATAATCACATCTCTCTCGTGGGAAGCTGCTACTTTATTGAAGCCAGATACTAGCAAAAGTGGAGGGATGGACCCAGCTGGTAATGTGAAAGTCAAGTGCATTGCTTGTGGCAGCCGCATTGAAAG GGTTGTTAAAGGAGTTGTTTGTAAGAAGAATGTGGCTCATCGTCGCATGACATCAAAAGTTGATAAACCTTGCTTGTTGATCCTTGGAGGGGCTCTTGAGTACAGGCACTCAAAATGTGCCTTCAATTGA
- the LOC107637375 gene encoding glucose-6-phosphate/phosphate translocator 1, chloroplastic-like isoform X1, giving the protein MISSLKYTAPSPLAGSAAFSCRKRVPVPRLPPSIQNLQQSTALPSFSSHKPLYIIPCTQNLTLSTKPRRKVAECHAYEADKSQPQAAGTSEAAQKLKIGLYFATWWALNVVFNIYNKKVLNAFPYPWLTSTLSLAAGSLIMFISWATRLAHVPKVNMDFWKALFPVAVAHTIGHVAATVSMSKVAVSFTHIIKSGEPAFSVLVSRFLLGKSFPIPVYLSLVPIIGGCALAAVTELNYNMIGFVGAMISNLAFVFRNIFSKKGMKGMSVSGLNYCACLSILSLLILIPFAILVEGPKMWAVGWQTALSQIGPNFVWWVVAQSVFYHLCNQVSCMSLDQISPLTFSIGNTMKRISVIFSSTRQFIPPMQLLLRLQFLAPSFIHRQNSEA; this is encoded by the exons ATGATATCATCCTTAAAGTACACAGCACCCTCACCCCTCGCCGGCTCTGCTGCATTCTCCTGCAGAAAGCGTGTTCCTGTTCCAAGGCTACCACCCTCTATTCAAAATCTTCAACAAAGCACTGCACTACCCTCTTTCTCTTCCCATAAACCACTTTACATTATTCCATGCACTCAGAACCTCACATTGTCAACTAAACCTAGAAGGAAGGTTGCAGAGTGTCATGCCTATGAGGCAGATAAGTCACAACCACAAGCAGCAGGGACATCAGAGGCGGCTCAGAAGCTCAAGATTGGTTTGTATTTTGCTACATGGTGGGCACTGAACGTTGTCTTCAACATATACAACAAGAAGGTTCTCAATGCTTTTCCTTACCCTTGGCTCACTTCCACTCTGTCCCTCGCCGCAGGCTCTCTTATCATGTTCATCTCCTGGGCCACAAGGCTCGCTCATGTCCCTAAAGTTAACATGGATTTCTGGAAGGCCTTGTTCCCG GTTGCAGTAGCACACACCATTGGGCATGTTGCAGCTACTGTGAGTATGTCCAAAGTTGCAGTGTCATTTACTCACATCATCAAGAGTGGAGAACCGGCTTTCAGCGTCCTAGTATCGAGGTTCTTGCTCGGCAAATCGTTCCCTATACCGGTTTACTTATCACTGGTGCCAATTATTGGAGGTTGTGCTCTTGCTGCTGTGACCGAACTCAATTATAATATGATCG GGTTTGTGGGGGCTATGATATCAAACTTGGCATTTGTGTTTAGGAACATATTCTCAAAGAAGGGAATGAAGGGCATGTCTGTTAGTGGATTGAACTATTGTGCTTGCCTTTCCATATTGTCTCTATTGATTCTCATACCTTTTGCCATTCTTGTGGAGGGTCCTAAGATGTGGGCTGTTGGCTGGCAAACTGCCCTCTCTCAGATTGGTCCAAATTTTGTTTG GTGGGTAGTTGCTCAGAGTGTGTTCTACCACTTGTGTAATCAAGTCTCTTGCATGTCTCTTGATCAAATATCTCCCTTGACATTTAGCATAGGGAACACAATGAAGAGAATTTCAGTAATTTTCTCTTCCACACGCCAATTCATCCCACCAATGCAGTTGCTGCTGCGATTGCAATTCTTGGCACCTTCCTTTATTCACAG GCAAAACAGTGAGGCCTAA
- the LOC107637375 gene encoding glucose-6-phosphate/phosphate translocator 1, chloroplastic-like isoform X2, whose translation MISSLKYTAPSPLAGSAAFSCRKRVPVPRLPPSIQNLQQSTALPSFSSHKPLYIIPCTQNLTLSTKPRRKVAECHAYEADKSQPQAAGTSEAAQKLKIGLYFATWWALNVVFNIYNKKVLNAFPYPWLTSTLSLAAGSLIMFISWATRLAHVPKVNMDFWKALFPVAVAHTIGHVAATVSMSKVAVSFTHIIKSGEPAFSVLVSRFLLGKSFPIPVYLSLVPIIGGCALAAVTELNYNMIGFVGAMISNLAFVFRNIFSKKGMKGMSVSGLNYCACLSILSLLILIPFAILVEGPKMWAVGWQTALSQIGPNFVWTFRL comes from the exons ATGATATCATCCTTAAAGTACACAGCACCCTCACCCCTCGCCGGCTCTGCTGCATTCTCCTGCAGAAAGCGTGTTCCTGTTCCAAGGCTACCACCCTCTATTCAAAATCTTCAACAAAGCACTGCACTACCCTCTTTCTCTTCCCATAAACCACTTTACATTATTCCATGCACTCAGAACCTCACATTGTCAACTAAACCTAGAAGGAAGGTTGCAGAGTGTCATGCCTATGAGGCAGATAAGTCACAACCACAAGCAGCAGGGACATCAGAGGCGGCTCAGAAGCTCAAGATTGGTTTGTATTTTGCTACATGGTGGGCACTGAACGTTGTCTTCAACATATACAACAAGAAGGTTCTCAATGCTTTTCCTTACCCTTGGCTCACTTCCACTCTGTCCCTCGCCGCAGGCTCTCTTATCATGTTCATCTCCTGGGCCACAAGGCTCGCTCATGTCCCTAAAGTTAACATGGATTTCTGGAAGGCCTTGTTCCCG GTTGCAGTAGCACACACCATTGGGCATGTTGCAGCTACTGTGAGTATGTCCAAAGTTGCAGTGTCATTTACTCACATCATCAAGAGTGGAGAACCGGCTTTCAGCGTCCTAGTATCGAGGTTCTTGCTCGGCAAATCGTTCCCTATACCGGTTTACTTATCACTGGTGCCAATTATTGGAGGTTGTGCTCTTGCTGCTGTGACCGAACTCAATTATAATATGATCG GGTTTGTGGGGGCTATGATATCAAACTTGGCATTTGTGTTTAGGAACATATTCTCAAAGAAGGGAATGAAGGGCATGTCTGTTAGTGGATTGAACTATTGTGCTTGCCTTTCCATATTGTCTCTATTGATTCTCATACCTTTTGCCATTCTTGTGGAGGGTCCTAAGATGTGGGCTGTTGGCTGGCAAACTGCCCTCTCTCAGATTGGTCCAAATTTTGTTTG GACATTTCGGCTGTAA
- the LOC110263230 gene encoding receptor kinase-like protein Xa21 yields the protein MKMKSLLYPTLLSLLHWHVAVVSAARLNMASDESALVAMRDHFNSLDPNNVLASNWSSSTSVCNWIGVTCGSSHRRVTALNLSYMALDATIPPHLGNLSFLSHLHLPNNSFHGTLPADLAGLRRLRIINLRFNKFTGSIPSWFESLPKLKYLLLRGNSFSGTVPHFLFNMTSLQYLVLSDNQFWGPLPSNIFLSHSLQYVFLSHNQISGAIPSAIINSSLLQVIELNYNNLSGQLPERIFHHLPNLKGLYVTNNSLSGELPRSLFDCKQLQSLSLSYNTFGGNIPSAIENLTNLKEIYLGYNNFRGAIPYEIGNLRSLEILSLPFANVSGYIPPSIYNISTLRVISVTGNRLSGSLPASLGSMLPKLVGLYMGSNYLSGRIPGSLCNATMLNTIDLAFNSFSGYIPDIFGSLRSLQLLNLGKNNLTSDSSDSELSIINSLTNCRFLKELTFSGNPLDSILPISVGNLSTSLVDLNLRGCSMRGTIPASIGNLSSLIKLDLGTNNFVGTFPTSIGKLIKLQGFYLHDNQLEGFVPNQLCQLTSLDSFAVKSNKFSGPIPSCLSNLTSLRWLWLSSNEFNSIPSTLWELSNLLLLDLSSNNLSGYLPLESGNLKAISWMYLSGNQFSGSIPRSLSNLMNLALLTLARNKFEGPIPESFGRMVSLEQLDLSENNLSGVIPKTLEALVYLKYFNVSHNKLKGKIPDGGPFANFSAQSFMGNKGLCGAPRFHFSECKIEKSRKWNAHIVLTYILPAAIVATLLVAFLCILKFRKHKVVNNSEMNQSGARWRRISYYEIQQATDRFNDGNLLGVGSFGRVYKGVLSDGTNVAVKVFNLGLEGAFRSFDAECEILRSVRHRNLTKIISSCSNMDFKALILSYMPNGSLERWLHSEYHGLSMIQRLNIMIDVAEAMNYLHNGGSVPIIHCDLKPSNILLDEDMVAHVTDFGIAKLLSGDDSITQTMNLATIGYMAPEYGLEGRVSRQGDVYSYGILLMETFTQKKPTDEMFVGEFSIKEWVKMSCPDSLLDIIDAKLLVEEGETVTKQDCLLSIMTLALNYSAESPGKRTRMKDAMNALKKIKRLLLN from the exons ATGAAAATGAAGTCCCTCTTATATCCGACCCTGTTGTCATTGCTGCATTGGCACGTGGCGGTGGTATCAGCTGCAAGGCTGAACATGGCTAGCGATGAATCGGCCTTGGTTGCCATGAGGGACCATTTTAACTCCTTGGATCCCAACAATGTGCTCGCAAGCAACTGGTCTAGCAGTACCTCTGTTTGCAACTGGATTGGCGTCACCTGCGGCTCTTCCCACCGCAGAGTAACTGCCTTGAATCTCTCATACATGGCTCTTGATGCCACCATCCCTCCGCATCTTGGAAACCTGTCATTCCTTTCTCACCTGCATCTTCCCAACAATAGCTTCCATGGTACTCTACCTGCTGATCTAGCTGGATTACGTAGACTGAGGATCATCAACCTCAGATTCAACAAATTCACAGGAAGCATCCCGTCCTGGTTTGAGTCTCTACCCAAACTAAAATACCTGTTACTGAGAGGGAACAGTTTCTCTGGCACAGTCCCACACTTTCTGTTCAACATGACTTCCCTGCAATATCTTGTACTTTCTGATAACCAGTTTTGGGGTCCCTTACCTTCCAACATTTTCTTGTCTCATTCTTTGCAATATGTGTTTCTTTCTCACAACCAAATTTCAGGAGCTATCCCTTCAGCTATCATCAACAGTTCGTTACTGCAGGTTATTGAACTCAACTACAACAACCTATCCGGACAACTGCCGGAGCGCATCTTCCACCATCTTCCAAACTTGAAAGGGCTTTACGTGACTAATAATTCCTTATCCGGTGAACTTCCACGCAGTTTGTTCGATTGCAAGCAACTGCAATCTTTATCCTTATCCTACAACACCTTCGGTGGAAACATACCATCTGCCATCGAGAATTTGACAAACCTCAAAGAGATCTATCTTGGCTATAACAATTTCAGAG GTGCAATACCATATGAGATTGGTAATCTACGTAGTTTAGAGATTCTGAGTCTTCCTTTCGCCAATGTGAGTGGCTACATTCCGCCATCAATCTATAATATTTCTACCCTACGGGTAATTAGTGTTACTGGAAATCGTTTATCAGGCAGCCTGCCAGCAAGCCTAGGCTCCATGCTTCCAAAACTTGTTGGGCTGTACATGGGTAGTAATTATCTCAGTGGAAGAATCCCAGGCTCCTTGTGCAATGCCACTATGCTTAATACCATAGATTTGGCTTTCAATTCATTTTCTGGATACATTCCAGACATTTTTGGCAGCTTAAGAAGTCTCCAGCTGCTCAATCTTGGTAAAAATAATTTGACAAGTGATTCATCCGATTCAGAGCTAAGCATTATAAATTCTTTGACAAATTGTAGATTTCTCAAAGAGTTGACATTTTCTGGAAATCCATTGGATTCCATTCTTCCAATATCGGTAGGAAACCTTTCTACTTCTCTGGTTGACTTGAATCTTAGGGGTTGTTCAATGAGAGGCACCATTCCAGCAAGTATTGGCAACTTGAGCAGCTTGATAAAACTTGACCTTGGTACTAATAATTTTGTTGGAACCTTTCCTACTAGCATAGGGAAATTAATAAAGCTACAAGGCTTCTATTTACATGACAACCAACTGGAAGGATTTGTTCCGAATCAATTGTGTCAATTAACGAGCTTGGATTCATTTGCCGTTAAAAGCAACAAGTTCTCTGGCCCTATACCTTCTTGCTTAAGCAATCTTACCTCATTGAGATGGCTTTGGCTTTCTTCAAATGAATTCAACTCAATACCTTCCACCTTGTGGGAGCTGTCCAATTTATTGCTTTTAGACTTATCTTCCAATAATTTAAGTGGATATCTCCCATTAGAGAGTGGAAATCTAAAAGCCATAAGTTGGATGTATTTATCAGGAAATCAATTTTCAGGTAGCATCCCAAGAAGCCTCAGCAATCTTATGAATTTGGCTCTTCTTACCTTAGCAAGAAACAAATTTGAAGGGCCCATCCCAGAATCATTTGGTCGTATGGTAAGTTTGGAACAACTTGATTTATCAGAAAATAACTTGTCTGGTGTCATTCCCAAAACATTGGAGGCACTTGTGTATCTGAAATATTTCAATGTTTCTCACAATAAGTTAAAAGGAAAAATCCCTGATGGGGGACCTTTTGCAAACTTCTCAGCTCAGTCGTTCATGGGGAATAAAGGATTATGTGGTGCTCCACGTTTCCATTTTTCGGAATGTAAAATTGAAAAATCCCGAAAATGGAATGCACATATTGTGTTGACATATATTTTACCTGCGGCAATAGTTGCCACCCTTCTTGTGGCATTCCTTTGCATCCTAAAATTCCGGAAGCACAAGGTGGTCAACAATTCAGAGATGAATCAATCGGGAGCAAGATGGAGAAGAATATCATACTATGAAATTCAGCAAGCAACAGATAGGTTCAATGATGGCAACTTGCTTGGTGTAGGGAGTTTTGGAAGAGTGTATAAAGGAGTACTCTCAGATGGGACAAATGTTGCAGTGAAAGTGTTTAATCTGGGACTAGAAGGAGCATTCAGGAGTTTCGATGCTGAATGTGAGATATTGCGCAGTGTCCGCCATCGAAACTTAACCAAAATCATTAGCAGCTGCAGCAACATGGACTTCAAGGCATTGATCCTAAGCTACATGCCTAATGGGAGTTTAGAGAGGTGGCTACACTCGGAATACCATGGCTTGAGTATGATCCAGAGGCTAAACATAATGATAGATGTTGCAGAAGCAATGAATTACCTGCATAATGGTGGTTCTGTACCAATTATACACTGTGATTTGAAACCCAGCAACATATTACTAGATGAAGACATGGTTGCCCACGTGACTGATTTTGGCATTGCAAAATTGCTGAGTGGGGATGACTCCATCACTCAAACCATGAATCTAGCCACAATAGGCTATATGGCCCCTG AATATGGACTTGAGGGAAGAGTGTCTAGGCAAGGTGATGTGTATAGCTATGGAATTTTACTTATGGAGACCTTCACACAGAAAAAACCCACTGACGAAATGTTTGTGGGAGAGTTTAGCATCAAAGAGTGGGTGAAAATGTCATGCCCTGATTCACTACTTGATATCATTGATGCAAAATTATTGGTGGAAGAAGGAGAAACAGTTACTAAACAGGACTGCTTGTTGTCTATAATGACTTTAGCTCTGAATTACTCAGCTGAGTCTCCGGGTAAAAGGACAAGAATGAAAGACGCTATGAATGCTCTTAAGAAGATTAAAAGATTACTCTTGAACTAA